CAAATGGCAGGCCTGGCAGGGTCATGTGCACGATGCCATCATTGGAACAGAAGCCCCCGCTGCTGGTCTTGTCCAAGACAGTGTTCACCACCTTCCCAGGAAACATCATCAGAACAAGCTACACCTTAAGTGCTTGAAGTACCATCTCACCGAAGACTCCTCAGAGAAGACATAGGAGGCCAGAGGGTGTTCTCTCCGGTTGACATAGTTGATGGCCTCCTCCAGAGTGTCGATGGCGATTATGGGCAGAATGGGCCCGAAAATCTCCTCCTCCATGAGTGCGTCATCTTCAGACACGTCCACCACAACAGTGGGAGCTGAGCGGTCACAACGCAGAGACACCTTTGAAGACCAAACCAGCATACGAGACAGTCAAACACAGCTCTTACCGATGTACTTATCCTCCAGGTTGCTTTCCCCTCCCACCACGATCTTTCCTTTGGACCTCTTCAGCATCTCAGTGAGGCGAATCCAGTGTCGCTGGGAGACGATGCGAGACAGGTCGGGACACTTCTGTGGTTCTTTAGTGTAGAAGGCGTCCAGAGCTTCACGAACAGCCGGCAGCAGTGCGTCACACGTGGCCTGAGAGCACAACACGTAGTCTGGAGCCACGCAGCTCTGGCCAGCGTTGAAGAACTTGGCCCACACCAGGCGCCGAGCCGCTGAAGTGACGTTGACCTGACCGTATATCAGACAGGGACACTTGCCGCCCAGCTCCAGGGTGACCGGGGTGAGATGGGGGGCTGCGGCCTGCAGAATGCTACGGGCCACAGCCTGCGAACCTGAGGAGGGTGAAACCACATAATACAACATTGCCATTTGGGTTTTCTTGCTTCAAGTTACTCGTAGTCGAACACTGTAACTAACTGGACGAAAGAACTATGGGCGCACAGTAACTCCCGGGGGAAGCTCTCACCCGTGTAGAAGATGTGGTCGAAGCGATTCTGAAGAAGGGCCTTGgtctcttctgctcctcctcgaACAACTGCGTAACAGTCCTGCCAAAAAAAGGAGCAGCAAAAGACGCACGCGTCCGGTGAGTCACTGGGTATGAACCTAAACGAACGTCATGACTTTACAAACACGGAGGAAGAATTGAAGAAACCTGGTGCAGGTATTTGGGGACAAGCTCTGCGACGAGGAGATCTGTTGCGGCGCTGACCTCTGAAGGCTTGAGGATGACGCAGTTTCCTGTCAGAGGGATGACAGCAGGTTTCAACTCTCATCGTAAAAGTTTTCCTCAGCAACACATTGGTTTTTCATGGGGTCTTCACACAGAGAAACTCATCCAAAAGGGACTCAAAGTTGCACCAGGGAAGACTGAAGTGGATtagtacggaagaggattagaatattagaattctgactttaaagtgagaattctgacttttttctcagaattccgactttaaagtgagaattcagaCTTTTCTTCTCAGAATTCCGACtttgaagtgagaattctgacttttttactttaaaattaaagtcagaattctgagaaaaaaaagtctgaattctgagattaaagtcagatttttctttttttcttcactggccctaatcctcttccacACCTCGGTCTCATTGTTATTTATGTTCAGGACAATGTCTTAACATTCCTAAAAAGCGAACAgatatattttcaataaattAGGCTACAAAAGAcgagatgaagaggaaacaaggaaaacaaaagcattcaACCTTGTAGACATGTCAGGAACTGAATGAAGAAACttctatactttttttttttaactataaaCTTTACTATTTTGGGGTTTCAAACATAGTAGGCAATAAGTTCTCAAAAGTGCTTTTGACTGAATACTTGCTGAATATTTTTCAGAGGCACGATCTGACGGACTCACTCAGAGGTCACAGGGTCAAACCCATCACCCAGCAGTAGCCGTTGATCAGAAGTGGGGGGGGGGAccaagcagcagaggagagccACAGAAGCCCAACAAGCCGACTGTAAACTGACCAGCCATGATCAGCTAACATTTGTCAAGGGACATTCAGAGTTAAGTGAAGAATAAATGTCACCTAACGGTCAACCTGTCGAACAAGATTCCACTCTCACTGATGGATACATTGTTTTGCACACCAGTTACACCATGATGGATAACATCTCCCCTAGCTTCTAACCACTTGCTCATAATACTTGAAGGGAGTCGGTGACAAGCCGGTGAGTCACACGTCAACTCTCTCTCACCCGCTGCGATGGCTGCCACCATGGGTAagaacagcagctgcagcgggTAGTTCCACGCGCCGATGATCAGGACCACTCCCAGCGCCTCCCTGCGCACAAAACAGTCGTCCAGCTTGGTGGCCTGCAGAGGAAACGCAGCAGTGCCAGTCAGCTGATAGCATCAAGCCTGTTTTGATTCATGAGAAAATGAtctggggaagccatcttgtcTCACGTGCCAAGGCATTCCCTGAACCCGTTCCGTTTTGAGATAGTGAGTGACAGGAGGACATGGAGTCGCACCCACCAGGTTCTTGCTGACGTACTCCTGCTGCATCCAGCTGTGCAGGTTATCGATGGCGTAC
The genomic region above belongs to Synchiropus splendidus isolate RoL2022-P1 chromosome 19, RoL_Sspl_1.0, whole genome shotgun sequence and contains:
- the aldh3b1 gene encoding aldehyde dehydrogenase family 3 member B1 translates to MDTKAEVVVKLRSAFRSGITIPEQFRRSQLVKLKTLIKENEERFLQALHQDLAKPKFEAILSEVDMVVNELVYAIDNLHSWMQQEYVSKNLATKLDDCFVRREALGVVLIIGAWNYPLQLLFLPMVAAIAAGNCVILKPSEVSAATDLLVAELVPKYLHQDCYAVVRGGAEETKALLQNRFDHIFYTGSQAVARSILQAAAPHLTPVTLELGGKCPCLIYGQVNVTSAARRLVWAKFFNAGQSCVAPDYVLCSQATCDALLPAVREALDAFYTKEPQKCPDLSRIVSQRHWIRLTEMLKRSKGKIVVGGESNLEDKYIAPTVVVDVSEDDALMEEEIFGPILPIIAIDTLEEAINYVNRREHPLASYVFSEESSVVNTVLDKTSSGGFCSNDGIVHMTLPGLPFGGVGGSGWGSYHGRWGFETFSHRRACMMRGWALERLNSLRYPPYQDDKLGWLRWTTSKCILM